Proteins encoded in a region of the Aquipuribacter hungaricus genome:
- a CDS encoding SWIM zinc finger family protein — MVTRWDESRVLALAPDASASAAGQGLARVDASWEGTGASTTGVGVTGGTGGVLWGRCAGSGSSAYRVAVDLTGPASRCTCPSRKFPCKHALGLLLRWSRGSVPEAAEVPDDVAGWVASRQARAAASPSAGAPAARVP, encoded by the coding sequence GTGGTCACGAGGTGGGACGAGAGCCGGGTGCTCGCGCTCGCGCCCGACGCGTCCGCCTCGGCCGCCGGCCAGGGCCTGGCCCGCGTCGACGCGTCCTGGGAGGGCACCGGCGCGAGCACCACCGGCGTCGGCGTCACCGGTGGTACGGGCGGCGTGCTGTGGGGCCGGTGCGCCGGCAGCGGGTCGTCCGCCTACCGCGTCGCCGTCGACCTCACCGGTCCTGCGTCGCGCTGCACCTGCCCCAGCCGGAAGTTCCCGTGCAAGCACGCGCTCGGGCTGCTGCTGCGGTGGTCCCGCGGGTCGGTGCCCGAGGCGGCGGAGGTGCCCGACGACGTCGCCGGCTGGGTCGCCTCGCGCCAGGCCCGCGCCGCCGCGTCGCCGTCCGCCGGCGCCCCGGCCGCCCGGGTGCC